One window of Burkholderia thailandensis E264 genomic DNA carries:
- a CDS encoding serine hydrolase, whose product MPFTPHRPSPRLFLVRLLFVVCVFWISSVVSVAFASPARAAGANCARASVAHGHACRVARHAHTKRTKHAKRTTHARHHAPHVKHKRVAIPRKTGHRARTAAHSPHPKRKRPRTPRRAVVAAAKPQLLARCGYTAASRHLLRSRAIYVVDERTGTVLIERNANCVVPIASVTKLMTSMVALDTRAPMSRPLRVSAQDRDYEKFTGSRLKVGSVLPRRDMLHIALMSSENRAAAALSRDYPGGRPAFVAAMNRKARTLGMKHTHFVNATGLSPRNVSTARDLSRLVAAASRYPHIKSFSTDTSKTVFPGRGQLHYVNSDALVRAGDSSIVLQKTGFINEAGHCVVLRYAVRGRPVDIVLLGAPGPHDHVADAAKIRRWLTCSMR is encoded by the coding sequence ATGCCATTCACACCGCATCGCCCAAGCCCCCGCCTGTTCCTCGTCCGTCTGCTGTTCGTCGTCTGCGTTTTCTGGATTTCGTCCGTGGTGAGCGTCGCATTCGCGTCGCCCGCCCGCGCGGCGGGCGCGAACTGCGCGCGTGCATCGGTCGCGCACGGCCACGCGTGCCGCGTCGCGCGCCACGCTCACACGAAGCGCACGAAGCACGCGAAGCGCACCACCCACGCACGGCATCATGCGCCGCACGTGAAGCACAAGCGCGTGGCCATTCCGCGGAAGACCGGGCATCGCGCGCGCACGGCCGCGCATTCGCCTCATCCGAAGCGCAAGCGCCCGCGCACGCCGCGCCGCGCCGTCGTCGCGGCCGCGAAGCCGCAATTGCTCGCGCGCTGCGGCTATACCGCCGCGTCGCGCCATCTGCTGCGCTCGCGCGCGATCTACGTCGTCGACGAACGCACGGGCACCGTATTGATCGAGAGGAACGCGAATTGCGTCGTGCCGATCGCGTCGGTCACGAAGCTGATGACGTCGATGGTCGCGCTCGACACGCGCGCGCCGATGTCGCGCCCGCTGCGCGTGAGCGCGCAGGACCGCGACTACGAGAAGTTCACGGGATCGCGCCTGAAGGTCGGCTCGGTGCTGCCGCGCCGCGACATGCTGCACATCGCGCTGATGTCGTCGGAAAACCGCGCGGCGGCAGCACTGTCGCGCGACTATCCGGGCGGGCGGCCCGCATTCGTCGCCGCGATGAACCGCAAGGCGCGCACGCTCGGCATGAAGCACACGCATTTCGTCAACGCGACCGGGCTGTCGCCGCGCAACGTGTCGACGGCGCGCGACCTGTCGCGACTCGTCGCCGCGGCGAGCCGCTATCCGCACATCAAGTCGTTCTCGACCGATACGTCGAAGACGGTCTTCCCCGGGCGCGGCCAGTTGCACTACGTGAATTCGGACGCGCTCGTGCGCGCGGGCGACTCGAGCATCGTGCTGCAGAAGACCGGCTTCATCAACGAAGCGGGCCACTGCGTGGTGCTTCGCTACGCGGTGCGCGGCCGGCCGGTCGACATCGTGCTGCTCGGCGCGCCGGGGCCGCACGATCATGTCGCCGACGCGGCGAAGATCCGCCGCTGGCTCACGTGCTCGATGCGGTGA
- a CDS encoding AAA family ATPase, with amino-acid sequence MTFDGAKDANDFLLSGATQEDFQRCMDAGRTFDPDELKSISEFWSGVKALFYPASDDAHDPFLSFCGRSEPWFEFRQGEITVWSGYNGHGKSLLLNQVLLGLMNQGERACVFSGEMTPVRQGKRIAKQLGGLDRPTPEYLDAMAEWLRDRMWSFAVVGTASIERLLTVFTYAYKRYGIRHCVIDSLMMTNVQSDGPGAITAQKDAMRMLANWARANGTHVHLVAHPRKSQDEKHIPGKQDVAGAGVITDAADNVFSVWSAQKHEVEYGDDEPDAYLQLHKQRNGDVQQRKLALFFNRAAQQFSTSSYRQPHVYLPFQKPAASPSRQACSDFSPCESPSRWFR; translated from the coding sequence GTGACGTTCGACGGCGCGAAGGACGCGAACGACTTCCTGCTGTCCGGCGCGACGCAGGAGGATTTTCAACGTTGCATGGACGCCGGCCGCACGTTCGACCCGGACGAGCTGAAGTCGATCTCGGAGTTCTGGAGCGGAGTCAAGGCGCTGTTCTACCCGGCTTCGGACGATGCCCACGATCCGTTCCTGTCGTTCTGCGGGCGCAGCGAGCCGTGGTTCGAGTTCCGCCAGGGCGAGATTACGGTCTGGTCCGGATACAACGGTCACGGGAAGTCGCTGTTGCTCAACCAGGTGCTGCTCGGCCTGATGAACCAAGGTGAACGAGCCTGTGTGTTCTCGGGCGAGATGACGCCGGTTCGGCAGGGCAAACGGATCGCGAAGCAGCTGGGCGGGCTGGATCGGCCGACGCCGGAATACCTCGACGCTATGGCCGAGTGGTTGCGTGATCGCATGTGGTCATTCGCCGTCGTCGGTACCGCGTCGATCGAACGCCTGCTGACCGTGTTCACCTACGCCTACAAGCGCTACGGCATTCGTCACTGCGTGATCGATAGCCTGATGATGACCAACGTTCAGTCGGACGGGCCCGGTGCAATCACCGCGCAGAAGGACGCGATGCGGATGCTCGCGAACTGGGCTCGAGCAAATGGCACGCACGTGCATCTGGTAGCGCATCCCCGGAAGAGCCAAGACGAGAAGCACATTCCCGGGAAGCAGGACGTTGCCGGTGCTGGCGTGATTACCGATGCGGCCGACAACGTGTTCAGCGTCTGGTCGGCGCAGAAGCACGAGGTCGAGTACGGCGACGACGAGCCCGATGCCTACCTGCAGCTCCACAAGCAACGGAACGGCGACGTGCAACAGCGGAAGCTCGCGTTGTTCTTCAACCGAGCCGCTCAGCAGTTCAGCACCAGTTCGTACCGGCAGCCGCACGTCTATCTGCCGTTTCAGAAACCTGCAGCGTCGCCCAGTCGCCAGGCCTGTTCAGACTTTTCCCCATGTGAATCCCCTTCAAGGTGGTTTCGGTAG